In Lentibacillus amyloliquefaciens, one DNA window encodes the following:
- a CDS encoding nucleotidyltransferase — translation MQACGLIVEYNPFHNGHAYHIQASREATGADCIIAVMSGSFLQRGEPAIIDKFHRTKAALSAGADLVLELPYLYAVQSSDLFAEGSVKTLNEAGVSSICFGSESGDISYFTQGYNTFKNNQASYQSALHEQLDKGESFPEASRLAYRHIGLTTDKMDLAKPNNILGFGYVKSILDNDLPIDPLTITRIKSGYHDQAITDSIASATSIREELLATNKVTEQVKRALPEETITQLLHYKQKANCWHSWESYFSLLHYRVMTMSDSELAAIHGVDEGLEYRIKKSALKAGSFHEWMHAIKTKRYTWTRLQRIFAHILTNTTKEEVNLIKGNASVPYIRLLGMTKTGQHYLNSRKKQMDVPLITTLARANVPMALKEEKASNAYYSILPADKRTEFRRQELQPPIMA, via the coding sequence ATGCAGGCTTGCGGTTTAATTGTTGAATATAATCCTTTTCATAATGGACATGCTTATCATATTCAAGCATCAAGAGAAGCGACAGGTGCTGATTGTATAATAGCTGTCATGAGCGGATCATTTCTGCAGCGTGGTGAACCGGCAATCATTGATAAGTTTCACCGAACGAAAGCTGCTTTGTCAGCAGGTGCTGACCTAGTGCTTGAACTTCCCTACCTCTATGCTGTCCAAAGCAGTGATCTATTTGCCGAGGGTTCAGTCAAGACGCTAAATGAGGCAGGTGTGTCAAGCATTTGTTTTGGCAGCGAATCCGGCGATATCTCATACTTCACTCAAGGCTATAACACTTTTAAAAACAATCAGGCATCCTACCAATCGGCGCTTCATGAGCAGCTGGATAAAGGGGAATCATTCCCTGAAGCCAGCCGCCTTGCTTATCGGCACATCGGACTGACAACAGACAAAATGGATTTGGCAAAACCTAATAATATCCTTGGGTTCGGCTATGTTAAATCAATTCTGGATAATGATCTGCCAATCGACCCCCTAACTATAACCCGTATAAAAAGCGGCTATCACGATCAGGCAATTACTGATTCTATCGCTAGTGCCACAAGCATCCGTGAAGAGCTGCTGGCAACAAATAAAGTGACTGAACAAGTAAAGCGTGCACTTCCGGAAGAAACAATTACCCAGCTTTTGCATTATAAACAAAAGGCCAACTGTTGGCATTCATGGGAGTCGTATTTCAGCCTGTTGCATTATCGGGTCATGACCATGTCGGACAGTGAACTTGCAGCCATCCATGGTGTTGACGAAGGACTCGAATACCGTATCAAAAAGTCCGCACTTAAGGCCGGATCCTTTCATGAATGGATGCATGCTATTAAAACGAAACGCTATACATGGACAAGACTGCAACGTATTTTTGCGCACATTTTAACAAATACAACAAAAGAAGAAGTGAACCTGATTAAAGGTAACGCTTCAGTTCCATATATCAGACTGCTCGGCATGACCAAAACCGGTCAGCACTATTTAAATTCCCGGAAGAAACAAATGGATGTCCCACTTATTACAACACTTGCACGCGCAAATGTCCCGATGGCACTCAAGGAGGAGAAAGCGAGCAATGCTTATTACAGCATTCTCCCGGCTGATAAACGAACCGAATTCCGCCGGCAAGAACTTCAGCCGCCGATCATGGCATAA
- a CDS encoding CBS domain-containing protein: MKSIKEVMSEDVAVCRKEDTLFDAASKMKKQNVGAIPVCSENKALLGMVTDRDLVLRGYAEKKFDTAAVEEVMSDKLYYVSSDASLQEASDMMAREQIRRLPIVENEKLAGIVSLGDLSLDDKSNVAAGKALEDISERPEIH, translated from the coding sequence ATGAAAAGTATCAAAGAAGTTATGAGTGAAGATGTTGCTGTATGCCGAAAGGAAGATACACTGTTTGATGCTGCTTCTAAAATGAAAAAGCAAAATGTTGGTGCTATTCCGGTATGTTCGGAAAATAAAGCGTTATTGGGCATGGTTACTGACCGTGATTTGGTTTTAAGAGGCTATGCTGAGAAAAAATTTGATACTGCAGCAGTAGAGGAAGTGATGAGTGACAAGCTCTACTACGTTTCATCGGATGCATCACTGCAGGAAGCCAGTGATATGATGGCTCGTGAGCAGATACGCCGTCTGCCGATTGTAGAAAATGAAAAGCTTGCCGGTATTGTTTCACTTGGGGACTTATCACTGGACGATAAATCGAATGTAGCAGCCGGCAAGGCGCTTGAAGACATTTCAGAAAGACCGGAGATACATTAA
- a CDS encoding YlbG family protein gives MRTKRQGLIVWFQHMKNIKHIKRYGHLIYSSKKLKYSVIYVDQDVLDDIETKLLKLPFVSKVDRSYKPYLQTNFENAIPDKAKEYDYKMGI, from the coding sequence ATGAGGACGAAACGTCAAGGGCTGATTGTCTGGTTTCAGCATATGAAAAACATTAAACACATTAAGCGTTATGGACACTTAATTTATTCATCCAAAAAGCTCAAGTACTCAGTCATCTATGTGGATCAGGATGTTCTTGATGATATCGAAACAAAATTACTGAAATTACCATTTGTTTCAAAAGTCGATCGTTCCTATAAGCCTTATTTGCAGACAAACTTTGAAAATGCGATACCGGATAAGGCGAAGGAATATGATTATAAAATGGGAATTTAA
- the ylbJ gene encoding sporulation integral membrane protein YlbJ — protein sequence MIQKLKTLLLSGMTTFIAFCLIKYPDQSLEASIRGLNMWWEVVFPSLLPFFITAELLIGFGFVKFIGVLFEPIMRPLFNVPGSGSFAWAMGMASGYPTGAKISARLREEGQLTQIEAERLVSFTNASSPLFIFGAVSVGFFYDVKLGIVLASSHYIANALVGICMRFYGRRAEMKSAKSKKYKTSILRAFREMHRTRLNDPRPFGKIVGDAVLNSIQTLVMVGGFIILFSVFTKLLYIAGISPIIAIFFQHLLQILMIPAELALPLLSGLFEITLGASQISQENSANLLEKIIVVSFILGFNGLSVQAQVASIIAPTDIRFAPYFFARILHGIFAAILTALFYTPLYLNRTSFDFKGVPVSNDMHEESWLTALHRLAEIGPVITLIAIASALFIILSRMQKT from the coding sequence ATGATACAGAAATTGAAAACATTACTATTATCAGGCATGACGACGTTTATTGCTTTTTGTCTGATTAAATACCCTGATCAATCTTTAGAAGCCAGCATCAGGGGGCTGAACATGTGGTGGGAAGTTGTATTTCCTTCACTTTTACCTTTTTTTATCACAGCTGAATTGCTGATTGGTTTCGGATTTGTGAAATTTATTGGCGTCCTGTTTGAACCGATTATGCGGCCTTTATTTAATGTACCCGGCTCAGGAAGTTTCGCTTGGGCGATGGGGATGGCGAGCGGCTATCCGACGGGTGCAAAAATATCAGCACGCCTTCGGGAAGAAGGGCAGCTGACCCAAATTGAAGCTGAGCGTCTCGTCTCATTCACGAACGCCTCGAGCCCCCTTTTCATTTTCGGAGCTGTTTCAGTCGGTTTTTTTTACGACGTGAAGCTTGGTATTGTACTGGCCTCCTCACATTATATTGCTAACGCACTCGTTGGAATATGTATGCGATTTTACGGCAGGCGAGCTGAAATGAAATCCGCTAAATCAAAGAAATATAAAACTTCTATTTTGCGGGCTTTTCGGGAAATGCATCGCACAAGACTTAATGATCCCCGCCCTTTTGGTAAAATCGTCGGCGATGCTGTGCTGAATTCAATCCAAACATTAGTGATGGTCGGCGGATTCATTATTTTATTTTCTGTGTTCACGAAGCTTTTGTATATTGCAGGCATATCACCGATTATCGCAATATTTTTTCAGCACCTGTTGCAAATTCTCATGATTCCGGCGGAGCTAGCTTTGCCTTTATTATCCGGCTTATTTGAAATCACACTTGGTGCAAGTCAAATTTCACAGGAGAATTCCGCCAATCTGCTGGAGAAAATTATTGTTGTCAGTTTTATATTGGGCTTTAACGGCCTGTCTGTTCAAGCCCAGGTCGCAAGTATTATCGCACCGACAGATATCCGGTTCGCCCCCTACTTTTTTGCTAGGATTCTTCACGGCATATTTGCAGCCATTCTGACAGCTTTGTTTTATACACCTTTATATTTAAACCGGACCTCTTTTGATTTTAAAGGCGTGCCTGTATCAAATGACATGCATGAAGAATCCTGGCTTACCGCCTTACATCGCCTCGCAGAAATTGGGCCTGTTATAACATTGATCGCTATTGCTTCTGCTTTGTTTATTATTTTGAGTCGGATGCAAAAAACTTAA
- a CDS encoding YlbE-like family protein yields the protein MQKPVYNYLQQNPKYAHFVRFNPIWYRYLTREPDRIRELENESKFFYGETFSQQVDKIGSHVQMLNMLINFTEIMKD from the coding sequence ATGCAGAAACCGGTGTATAACTATTTACAGCAAAATCCGAAATATGCTCATTTTGTCCGGTTTAATCCCATTTGGTATCGCTATCTGACAAGAGAACCTGACAGAATTCGTGAGCTTGAAAATGAATCGAAGTTCTTTTACGGTGAAACGTTTTCCCAGCAAGTGGATAAAATCGGCAGTCATGTACAAATGCTCAATATGCTGATCAATTTCACTGAAATCATGAAAGACTAG
- a CDS encoding YlbF family regulator, with translation MIGTMEYADILDHSEIVSNMVLKSDVMESYQDARKALNENAEAQKLITAFNDIKEQHEEVQRFGRYHPDYNEIMKKVRSTKREMDMNEKVAEFKIAERNLQKMLDEISEYIAFSVNNDIKAPKDGAALTDVGCGHGGKCGCSAS, from the coding sequence ATGATAGGAACAATGGAATATGCCGATATTCTGGATCATTCAGAAATTGTCAGCAACATGGTCCTGAAATCAGATGTCATGGAATCCTATCAAGATGCCCGGAAGGCTCTTAACGAGAACGCAGAAGCACAGAAGCTGATTACAGCTTTTAATGATATAAAAGAACAGCACGAGGAAGTTCAGCGATTCGGGAGATACCATCCCGATTACAACGAAATCATGAAAAAGGTGCGCTCGACTAAACGTGAAATGGACATGAATGAGAAAGTAGCTGAATTTAAAATAGCTGAACGTAACTTGCAGAAAATGCTGGACGAGATAAGTGAGTATATCGCTTTTAGTGTAAATAATGACATTAAAGCACCAAAAGACGGTGCAGCGCTAACCGATGTTGGATGCGGCCATGGCGGAAAATGCGGGTGCAGTGCATCTTGA
- the rsmD gene encoding 16S rRNA (guanine(966)-N(2))-methyltransferase RsmD: MRVIAGIYKGHKLEAVPGKTTRPTSDKVKEAVFQALGPFFEGGRCLDLFAGSGALGIEALSRGMNQGIFVDKHPKAIHTIHKNLQALKLDDHAEVFRTDSFRAMNAAFKRGLTFDLILLDPPYQKVSYGKVLDLIDDFQLLNTDGLIYCEHDAFEQLPAESGRFSIAKQANYNDTTGITIYQNTKGAV, translated from the coding sequence ATGCGTGTAATTGCTGGTATATATAAAGGGCATAAGCTGGAAGCAGTGCCAGGGAAGACAACAAGACCTACTTCAGATAAAGTGAAAGAGGCAGTATTTCAAGCTTTAGGGCCTTTCTTTGAAGGCGGTCGTTGCCTTGATTTATTCGCCGGAAGCGGTGCGTTGGGAATAGAAGCATTAAGCAGGGGCATGAATCAAGGTATATTTGTCGATAAGCACCCAAAAGCTATACATACCATTCATAAAAATTTGCAGGCGCTGAAGCTGGACGATCATGCTGAAGTATTTCGCACAGATAGTTTTCGTGCAATGAATGCTGCTTTCAAAAGAGGGCTGACGTTTGATTTGATATTGCTGGATCCCCCTTATCAAAAGGTAAGTTACGGGAAAGTGCTTGATTTAATTGACGATTTCCAGTTATTGAATACGGATGGCCTAATATATTGTGAGCACGACGCGTTTGAGCAATTGCCAGCTGAATCCGGCAGATTTTCAATTGCAAAACAAGCAAATTATAACGATACGACAGGCATAACCATCTATCAAAATACAAAGGGGGCTGTTTGA
- a CDS encoding YlbD family protein, which translates to MMSDNLHPSVREFKAFLQKHPGLVKEVRKSGKGFQTYYEKWALLGENDPLWERYKETGSGATDSKSKEGKKEMVERLVQMSENIDLDKLQNQVDNVNNTISTLQGLLGQFQSSQNPSKQPFGNQNLFNAFKD; encoded by the coding sequence ATGATGAGTGATAACCTCCATCCAAGTGTCAGGGAATTTAAAGCATTTTTGCAAAAACATCCCGGGCTGGTGAAAGAGGTCAGAAAAAGTGGAAAAGGCTTCCAGACATATTATGAAAAATGGGCCTTGCTCGGGGAAAATGACCCGTTATGGGAACGGTATAAAGAAACCGGCAGCGGAGCAACCGACAGCAAATCTAAAGAAGGAAAAAAAGAAATGGTTGAGCGCCTGGTCCAGATGTCGGAGAATATTGATTTGGATAAACTCCAAAATCAAGTCGATAACGTGAATAACACGATTTCGACTTTACAGGGACTTCTTGGGCAGTTTCAGTCATCGCAAAACCCGTCGAAGCAGCCATTTGGAAATCAGAATCTATTTAATGCATTTAAAGATTAG
- a CDS encoding CAP domain-containing protein, with the protein MMRFIPIVIVLLLVLSGVYYLFEESEVFTKDSIEPSSQAVEKSDNKLQSKEVPDNRSTVPLEGNTYQWMNKSTNELLEKFGEPLRKDASPYGYEWWLYTNEQNQFIQFGVENDSVVSIYGLGKHLSIEPADIGMTYDSARDVFTMSNEVTYNEESSSYTFKLSDEELVERPLVKITDSIFLQLYFDTVTQELSAFRMLSADTLLKHQPYEMHYRGELPEAPELTDEQWEKVEEGAEQQIFHITNVMRSQHGKSGLEWDENVSDVAYLHSEDMAQNSYFSHYAENGDGLKERLEAKNIFYQSAGENIAAQYPDAQAALHGWLNSKGHREALLKEDFTHLGAGVHRFHYTQNFLKKE; encoded by the coding sequence ATGATGCGCTTCATACCAATAGTCATTGTCTTATTACTCGTGTTATCCGGTGTTTATTATCTATTTGAAGAAAGTGAGGTATTTACAAAAGATTCAATAGAACCTTCCAGTCAAGCTGTCGAAAAAAGCGATAACAAGCTGCAGTCAAAAGAAGTGCCGGACAATCGCAGCACTGTTCCATTAGAAGGCAATACCTATCAGTGGATGAATAAATCCACAAATGAATTACTGGAAAAGTTTGGAGAACCTTTGCGGAAGGATGCGAGTCCTTACGGCTATGAGTGGTGGCTTTATACAAATGAACAGAATCAGTTTATTCAGTTTGGCGTAGAGAATGACAGCGTGGTATCGATTTATGGGCTGGGCAAACATTTATCAATTGAGCCTGCAGATATTGGTATGACATATGATAGTGCTCGTGATGTGTTTACCATGTCAAATGAAGTGACATACAACGAAGAATCATCTTCTTATACGTTCAAATTGAGCGATGAGGAATTAGTGGAACGTCCATTGGTGAAGATTACAGACAGTATCTTTTTACAGTTATATTTTGATACAGTTACTCAGGAGCTGTCAGCCTTTCGAATGCTATCAGCCGATACGCTGCTCAAGCATCAGCCGTATGAAATGCACTATCGGGGAGAACTCCCTGAAGCACCGGAACTGACTGATGAGCAATGGGAAAAGGTGGAAGAAGGGGCTGAACAGCAAATATTTCATATAACTAATGTTATGCGCAGTCAACATGGCAAATCAGGATTGGAATGGGATGAAAATGTCAGTGATGTTGCTTACTTGCACAGTGAGGATATGGCACAAAATAGTTATTTCTCCCATTATGCCGAGAATGGTGATGGCTTAAAAGAACGGCTGGAAGCAAAAAATATATTCTATCAATCCGCCGGTGAAAACATAGCTGCTCAGTATCCTGATGCACAGGCTGCTCTTCACGGCTGGCTGAATAGTAAAGGGCACCGTGAAGCTTTGCTGAAAGAAGACTTCACTCATTTGGGGGCCGGCGTTCACCGTTTTCATTACACGCAAAACTTTCTCAAAAAGGAATAA
- the ytvI gene encoding sporulation integral membrane protein YtvI, translating into MFGSITKRQWTLIFLAIFLLLIFFFILPISVPLIIALVTAWILNPLVRFAQKKININRKTSVIIVFLLFMIFLGLSGTFVVTKAVTQVVDFVEEIPTYVTEMNSVYKTWESDFQQYTENIPDDFYNQVTGTIETQLTSMSETLKETITIDRISQFVAGIPQYLVSFIVYLIALFLFMLELPILKSKLYNFMTEETAQKVSFMNKRLAEVILGFFKAQFLVSIIIFIVTLIGLLLFTPNVAIIMSIIIWLVDFIPIIGSIAVLGPWAVFAFIAGDFVLGIQLGILAIILLAIRRTVEPKVMGQHIGLSPLATLIAMFLGIKLLGLLGFILGPLLLIAFNSAREAGIIKLNIKF; encoded by the coding sequence TTGTTTGGTTCGATTACTAAGCGCCAATGGACACTTATTTTTCTGGCCATTTTTCTGCTGCTTATTTTTTTCTTTATATTGCCGATATCCGTACCATTAATCATTGCACTCGTAACAGCATGGATCCTTAACCCGCTCGTACGGTTTGCCCAGAAAAAAATAAACATAAACAGAAAGACGTCAGTCATCATCGTTTTTCTTTTGTTTATGATTTTTTTAGGCCTCAGTGGAACATTTGTTGTAACAAAAGCTGTTACACAAGTGGTTGATTTTGTTGAGGAAATCCCCACTTATGTCACGGAAATGAATTCGGTTTATAAAACGTGGGAATCCGATTTTCAGCAATATACGGAAAACATCCCTGATGATTTTTATAATCAGGTGACCGGTACAATTGAAACACAGCTGACTTCAATGAGTGAAACGTTAAAAGAAACCATCACCATTGACAGGATTTCACAATTTGTAGCTGGAATTCCCCAGTATTTGGTTAGTTTCATCGTTTATTTAATTGCGTTATTTTTATTTATGCTTGAACTGCCAATCCTAAAATCAAAACTTTATAATTTCATGACAGAAGAAACAGCTCAAAAAGTTTCCTTCATGAACAAGCGGCTTGCAGAAGTTATCTTAGGATTCTTCAAAGCACAGTTTCTGGTCAGTATTATTATCTTTATCGTGACACTGATAGGACTGCTGCTTTTCACACCGAATGTTGCCATTATCATGTCAATCATTATTTGGTTAGTTGATTTCATCCCGATTATCGGATCAATCGCTGTCCTCGGCCCTTGGGCTGTCTTTGCATTTATCGCAGGCGATTTCGTCCTGGGGATACAGCTGGGGATACTGGCGATTATATTACTTGCCATCCGAAGAACGGTTGAACCAAAAGTGATGGGACAGCATATCGGTCTTTCACCGCTTGCCACCTTAATTGCAATGTTTTTGGGTATTAAATTGCTCGGGCTGCTCGGCTTCATTCTTGGCCCATTGCTCTTGATTGCATTTAATTCTGCAAGAGAAGCAGGTATAATAAAACTAAATATAAAATTTTAA
- a CDS encoding SepM family pheromone-processing serine protease, which yields MRFTKKHIIYLILVIAIAFFISAYKLPFYVYKPGGADALNPIVEVAEGYQSEGDMHLVTIRGGQATPVQYLMAKIMPHQEIQPLREVRPEGVSQDEYFHAQLQMMESSQEASTVVAYEAAGEDITIDYNGVYVVSVIDGMPAEGILQSGDRITAIDGEEIDEANDLIDYVDNKKAGDTITVNVVRDEEELEKDVTLEAFPDIDNKAGVGIQLVTDRSVEVNPEVNFSSGSIGGPSAGLMFSLEIYDQLTDVDLTKGYEVAGTGEVDYQGNVMRIGGVDKKVIAADREGCDIFFAANNNGNEDSNYENAVKTAEEIGTDMEIVPVNTFEDALDYLKNLDSAKA from the coding sequence GTGAGATTTACAAAGAAACATATTATTTATTTGATTTTAGTGATTGCTATTGCATTTTTTATATCCGCATATAAACTCCCGTTTTATGTATATAAACCGGGTGGAGCTGATGCCCTTAATCCAATAGTGGAAGTTGCAGAAGGCTATCAGAGTGAAGGTGATATGCACCTGGTGACCATTCGCGGTGGACAGGCAACCCCTGTCCAGTATCTAATGGCAAAAATTATGCCCCATCAGGAGATCCAGCCATTGCGTGAGGTCAGGCCGGAAGGGGTATCACAGGATGAATATTTTCATGCTCAGCTGCAAATGATGGAAAGTTCCCAGGAAGCGTCAACCGTGGTTGCTTATGAAGCAGCCGGCGAGGATATTACAATTGATTATAACGGTGTCTATGTCGTATCGGTTATAGACGGAATGCCGGCAGAAGGCATATTGCAATCAGGTGACCGAATCACTGCAATTGATGGAGAGGAAATAGATGAAGCAAATGATTTAATTGATTATGTCGATAATAAAAAGGCAGGTGATACGATCACAGTTAATGTAGTGCGGGATGAAGAGGAACTTGAGAAGGATGTCACGCTTGAAGCATTTCCGGATATCGATAACAAGGCAGGTGTTGGTATCCAGTTGGTAACCGATCGCAGTGTGGAGGTCAATCCTGAAGTGAATTTTTCCAGCGGAAGCATCGGAGGACCGAGTGCCGGTTTGATGTTTTCATTGGAGATATATGATCAGCTGACTGATGTGGATTTGACAAAAGGTTATGAAGTCGCCGGTACCGGTGAGGTGGATTATCAAGGGAATGTGATGCGGATTGGCGGTGTTGACAAAAAAGTTATTGCTGCTGACAGAGAAGGCTGTGACATCTTTTTTGCCGCCAATAATAATGGGAACGAGGATTCGAACTATGAGAATGCCGTGAAAACAGCAGAAGAGATCGGGACTGACATGGAAATTGTTCCTGTTAATACTTTTGAGGATGCACTGGACTATTTGAAAAACCTTGATTCTGCAAAAGCGTAA
- a CDS encoding YugN family protein has product MYLENTGIEEAIVDLKPLDRLMGNHAFIRAGQWDYERVTYDYKIESKEKNITYYIRIQGYAVEGDVDRGNAVIQLKTPLLGKYYYPHGVEYGEDENFPENLVDRAANLVQKVKEEVYQYKK; this is encoded by the coding sequence ATGTATCTGGAAAATACAGGAATTGAAGAAGCAATTGTTGACTTAAAACCATTAGACCGCCTAATGGGCAATCATGCTTTCATTCGGGCCGGACAATGGGATTATGAACGTGTCACATATGATTATAAAATCGAATCGAAGGAAAAGAACATTACATATTATATTCGCATACAAGGGTATGCCGTTGAAGGTGATGTCGACCGGGGCAATGCCGTTATTCAGTTAAAGACACCACTTCTCGGTAAATATTATTATCCACATGGTGTCGAATACGGTGAAGACGAGAACTTTCCGGAAAACCTCGTTGATCGAGCAGCGAACCTGGTGCAAAAAGTTAAGGAAGAAGTTTACCAGTATAAAAAATAA
- the coaD gene encoding pantetheine-phosphate adenylyltransferase, translating to MNRLAICPGSFDPVTYGHLDIIERGAKVFDELIVAVFNNQSKAPLFTVDERMALLEESTRHLPNVSVDTSEELLIDYAREHKADAILRGLRAVSDFEYEMQITAMNRKLDDNIETFFMMTNNQYSFLSSSIVKEVAKYKADVADLVPGPVEKALRDKYNNNK from the coding sequence ATGAACCGGTTGGCGATTTGTCCGGGAAGTTTTGATCCGGTTACATATGGGCATCTTGATATAATTGAACGAGGGGCGAAAGTTTTTGATGAATTGATTGTTGCTGTTTTTAATAACCAGTCCAAGGCACCTTTATTTACTGTTGACGAAAGGATGGCTCTACTGGAGGAAAGCACGAGGCATCTTCCAAATGTTTCCGTTGATACCAGTGAGGAGCTCTTAATAGATTATGCACGCGAACATAAGGCAGATGCTATACTGCGCGGACTTCGTGCTGTCAGTGATTTCGAATATGAGATGCAGATTACAGCCATGAACCGTAAGCTGGACGACAACATTGAAACGTTTTTTATGATGACGAATAATCAATATTCATTTTTAAGTTCCAGCATCGTTAAAGAAGTTGCCAAATATAAAGCGGACGTAGCTGATTTAGTGCCGGGGCCTGTCGAAAAAGCGCTAAGAGATAAATATAACAACAACAAATGA